A single region of the Acidobacteriota bacterium genome encodes:
- a CDS encoding DUF1501 domain-containing protein, whose protein sequence is MSHHSRPPVTRREALCRIGNGFGMLAFASMIGKSISAAGLDQAGKPAAAAMAKGLHHPARAKHVIFLFMNGGLSQVDSFDPKPMLDKYHGQPLPGGTVATERKTGALMRSPFSFKQYGQSGLEVSELFPHVGGCADDICMIRSMHTDIPNHEPSMLMMNTGHIQVGRPSIGSWLTYGLGSGNQNLPGYVVLCPDVPTTVGPPLWNGAFLPAVHQGTFIPSKVERPDQIVGKDFDPKKLVSFIHNKDFTLAEQRRELDLLASLDAMQRGSAPADPQLEGAISSMETAYRMQTEAPEVFDIRKESQATLELYGPGSTARGCLMAVRLVERGVRMVQVYYAKGDPWDAHGDIQQHRKNAKDSDQPFAAVIKDLKSRGLFDDTLVVCGSEFGRTPVVEVGGMAGGQNGRDHNPFGFSMWLAGGGVKGGLTYGATDDFGFKAIEKPVHVHDLHATILHLMGIDHTKLTYQYSGRDFRLTDVSGNVLHDIIA, encoded by the coding sequence ATGTCGCATCATTCACGCCCGCCCGTCACCCGCCGCGAAGCGCTCTGCCGCATTGGCAACGGCTTCGGCATGCTGGCGTTTGCCAGCATGATCGGTAAATCGATCTCGGCCGCTGGTCTCGATCAAGCAGGCAAGCCCGCGGCGGCGGCGATGGCGAAGGGCCTGCACCACCCCGCGCGCGCCAAGCACGTGATCTTCCTGTTTATGAACGGCGGCCTGTCGCAGGTCGACAGCTTCGACCCGAAGCCCATGCTCGACAAGTACCACGGGCAGCCGCTGCCGGGCGGCACGGTGGCGACCGAGCGCAAGACCGGCGCGCTGATGCGCTCGCCGTTCTCGTTCAAGCAGTACGGGCAGAGCGGCCTCGAGGTCAGCGAGCTGTTCCCGCACGTCGGCGGCTGCGCCGACGACATCTGCATGATCCGCTCGATGCACACCGACATTCCGAACCACGAACCGTCGATGCTGATGATGAACACCGGCCACATCCAGGTCGGGCGTCCGTCGATTGGCTCGTGGCTGACCTACGGCCTGGGCTCAGGGAACCAGAACCTGCCCGGCTACGTGGTGCTGTGCCCCGACGTGCCGACCACAGTCGGGCCGCCGCTCTGGAACGGCGCGTTCCTGCCGGCCGTGCACCAGGGCACGTTCATCCCGAGCAAGGTGGAACGGCCCGATCAGATCGTTGGCAAGGACTTCGACCCGAAGAAGCTGGTCTCGTTCATCCACAACAAGGACTTCACGCTCGCCGAGCAGCGCCGCGAGCTCGACCTGCTGGCGTCGCTCGACGCCATGCAGCGCGGCAGCGCGCCGGCCGATCCGCAACTGGAGGGCGCCATCAGCTCGATGGAAACCGCTTACCGGATGCAGACCGAGGCGCCGGAGGTGTTCGACATCCGCAAGGAAAGCCAGGCGACGCTGGAATTGTATGGCCCCGGCAGCACGGCGCGCGGCTGCCTGATGGCGGTGCGCCTGGTCGAGCGCGGCGTGCGCATGGTGCAGGTCTACTACGCCAAGGGCGATCCGTGGGATGCGCACGGCGACATCCAGCAGCACCGCAAGAACGCGAAGGATTCGGACCAGCCGTTCGCCGCGGTGATCAAGGACCTGAAGTCACGCGGGTTGTTCGACGACACGCTGGTGGTCTGTGGCTCGGAGTTCGGCCGCACGCCCGTGGTGGAAGTGGGCGGCATGGCCGGCGGACAGAACGGCCGCGATCACAACCCGTTCGGCTTCAGTATGTGGCTGGCCGGCGGCGGCGTGAAGGGCGGGCTCACCTACGGCGCCACGGACGACTTCGGCTTCAAGGCGATCGAGAAGCCGGTGCACGTGCACGACCTGCACGCCACCATCCTGCACCTGATGGGCATCGATCACACGAAGCTGACCTATCAGTACAGCGGGCGAGACTTCCGCCTGACCGACGTGTCAGGCAACGTGCTTCACGACATCATCGCTTAG
- a CDS encoding PSD1 and planctomycete cytochrome C domain-containing protein: MRSYLSPGRLRTGLLVLVAFVLISSALRAGQAPAPAASAAAAQDATLFETKVRPMLAANCYACHGEKALAGLRVDSRAALLRGGETGPALVPGDPEKSALLKAVQHADGFPRMPRGRAKLGAADIDALAEWIRAGAVWPADDAPAPVASHERAITAEHRAFWAFQPLKKSPPPAVKNAAWPRTGIDRFILARLEQEGLAPVAAADKLTLLRRATLDLTGLPPTPEEVDAFLADTSADAFDKVVDRLLASPRYGEKWGRMWLDVARYGEDDYRSLDPMGRGFNPYPNAHLYRDWVIRAFNDDLPYDQFVTAQLAADLLEGPERVRHLPALGFLGLGPWYYDNGAVEITRADERHDRVDAVSRGFLGFTVGCARCHDHKYDPIPTKDYYGLAGVFLNTEYTEIPLAPKSVVDDYKAKEKALKLKREMLGEYTAAEARQLAETLAFQSATYMKAAWQVLGEPRKDKHQIVDREKLDYELFDRWLAFLQKKPVFYPFLKDWQAMVAKGGTAKEAEALAEAFQELLIGVVLEQREVKKENDIIKARALPTAKPKEPANLPNEFVTNDDFCPGCGLELRSMTTERSSLWGDVFQGNLDPDDAPGKPQRPGLLRFSSWGLEQRLGGDRRALIEGLRKDIEAMEKAMPKKFAYVHGVKDVEKPIDLQVHLRGNPVRLGDTVPRGFLSVLTPERITFSKGSGRLELARTITQQPMAIRVMVNRVWKEHFGTGLVNTPSNFGLNGEKPTHPELLDHLANYFVDHGLSTKALHKEIMRSAVYQLGAGLQDAAFAKDGGNRLYWRANRYRMSAEQIRDSILFVSGALDTRVGGRSVPLTPLADRRTVYGKVSRYKLDEFLQLFDFPSPSQTAEGRFATSVPLQRLFFMNSDFMQQHAERVAEQVADEPDDAARIAVVYRKLFGRAPTAEETKAGRDFLQAEALKQYEERRAKAKMPPEKDAAATDTAPDKGDAPEGPPADGMMAGAKPGVTPPETEKKKMLPVSIFGRYVKILMSSNEFLFVS; this comes from the coding sequence CGGCCTGCGGGTGGATTCGCGCGCCGCGCTGCTGCGCGGGGGTGAGACCGGCCCGGCGCTGGTGCCCGGCGATCCGGAGAAGAGCGCGCTCTTGAAGGCGGTGCAACACGCCGACGGCTTTCCGCGCATGCCGCGCGGGCGCGCCAAGCTCGGCGCCGCCGACATCGACGCGCTGGCGGAGTGGATTCGCGCTGGCGCGGTGTGGCCCGCGGATGATGCGCCGGCGCCTGTGGCGTCGCATGAACGAGCCATCACGGCGGAACATCGCGCCTTCTGGGCGTTTCAGCCTCTAAAGAAATCACCGCCACCCGCCGTGAAGAACGCGGCGTGGCCGCGCACCGGCATCGATCGTTTCATTCTCGCGCGGCTCGAACAGGAAGGCCTCGCGCCGGTCGCGGCCGCCGACAAGCTGACGTTGCTGCGCCGCGCCACGCTCGACCTCACCGGCCTGCCGCCCACGCCGGAAGAGGTCGATGCGTTCCTGGCCGACACCTCGGCGGATGCGTTCGACAAGGTGGTCGATCGCCTGCTGGCCTCGCCGCGCTACGGCGAGAAGTGGGGCCGCATGTGGCTGGACGTCGCGCGCTACGGCGAAGACGACTACCGCAGCCTCGACCCGATGGGCCGCGGCTTCAATCCCTATCCCAACGCCCACCTCTATCGCGACTGGGTGATTCGCGCGTTCAACGACGACCTGCCGTACGACCAGTTCGTCACCGCGCAGCTCGCCGCCGACCTGCTCGAGGGGCCCGAGCGCGTGCGCCACTTGCCGGCCCTGGGCTTCCTTGGCCTCGGCCCGTGGTACTACGACAACGGCGCGGTGGAGATCACGCGCGCCGACGAGCGTCACGATCGCGTGGATGCGGTCAGCCGAGGCTTCCTCGGTTTCACCGTCGGCTGCGCCCGCTGCCACGACCACAAGTACGATCCCATCCCGACCAAGGACTACTACGGCCTGGCCGGCGTGTTCCTCAACACCGAGTACACCGAGATTCCGCTGGCGCCGAAGAGCGTGGTGGACGACTACAAGGCCAAAGAGAAGGCGCTGAAGCTGAAGCGCGAGATGCTGGGCGAGTACACCGCCGCCGAGGCACGGCAACTCGCCGAGACGCTCGCCTTTCAATCGGCGACGTACATGAAGGCCGCCTGGCAGGTGCTTGGCGAACCCAGGAAAGACAAGCACCAGATCGTCGACCGGGAAAAGCTCGACTACGAGCTGTTCGATCGCTGGCTGGCGTTCCTGCAGAAGAAGCCGGTGTTCTATCCGTTCCTCAAGGACTGGCAGGCCATGGTCGCCAAAGGCGGCACCGCCAAGGAGGCGGAGGCGCTGGCCGAGGCGTTTCAGGAGTTGCTGATCGGCGTGGTGCTCGAGCAGCGCGAGGTCAAGAAAGAGAACGACATCATCAAGGCGCGCGCGCTCCCGACCGCGAAGCCCAAGGAGCCGGCCAACCTGCCCAACGAGTTCGTCACCAACGACGACTTCTGCCCCGGCTGCGGCCTCGAGCTGCGCAGCATGACCACCGAGCGCTCGTCGCTGTGGGGCGATGTGTTCCAGGGCAACCTGGATCCCGATGATGCGCCTGGCAAGCCACAGCGTCCGGGCCTGCTTCGCTTCAGCAGCTGGGGACTGGAACAACGGCTGGGCGGGGATCGCCGCGCGCTAATCGAGGGCCTGCGCAAGGACATCGAGGCCATGGAAAAGGCGATGCCCAAGAAGTTCGCCTACGTCCACGGCGTGAAGGACGTCGAGAAACCCATCGACCTGCAGGTGCACCTGCGCGGCAACCCGGTGCGGCTCGGCGACACCGTGCCCCGCGGCTTCCTCTCGGTGCTGACGCCCGAGCGCATCACCTTCTCGAAGGGCAGCGGCCGGTTGGAGCTTGCGCGCACGATCACCCAGCAGCCCATGGCGATTCGGGTGATGGTGAACCGCGTGTGGAAAGAGCACTTCGGCACGGGCCTGGTGAACACGCCCAGTAATTTCGGGCTCAACGGCGAGAAGCCCACCCATCCTGAGCTGCTCGATCACCTGGCGAACTACTTTGTCGATCACGGCCTGTCGACGAAGGCGCTGCACAAGGAGATCATGCGCAGCGCCGTCTACCAGCTGGGCGCCGGCCTGCAGGACGCGGCCTTCGCGAAAGACGGCGGCAATCGCCTCTACTGGCGCGCCAATCGCTACCGCATGAGCGCGGAGCAGATTCGCGACTCGATCCTGTTCGTGTCGGGCGCGCTCGACACGCGCGTCGGCGGTCGGTCAGTGCCGCTGACCCCGCTCGCCGACCGCCGCACGGTCTACGGCAAGGTCAGCCGCTACAAGCTCGACGAGTTCCTGCAGCTGTTCGACTTCCCCAGCCCGAGCCAGACCGCCGAAGGCCGCTTCGCGACCAGCGTGCCGCTGCAGCGGCTGTTCTTCATGAACAGCGACTTCATGCAGCAACACGCCGAGCGGGTGGCGGAACAGGTGGCAGACGAGCCGGATGATGCCGCGCGCATTGCCGTGGTGTATCGCAAGCTGTTTGGGCGCGCGCCGACGGCCGAGGAAACCAAGGCCGGCCGCGACTTCCTGCAGGCCGAGGCGCTGAAGCAGTACGAAGAGCGGCGCGCCAAGGCCAAGATGCCGCCCGAGAAAGATGCCGCCGCGACCGACACGGCGCCGGACAAGGGCGATGCGCCTGAGGGACCACCGGCCGACGGCATGATGGCGGGCGCGAAGCCAGGCGTCACACCTCCCGAGACCGAAAAGAAGAAGATGCTGCCCGTCTCGATCTTCGGGCGCTACGTCAAGATCCTGATGAGTTCGAACGAATTCCTGTTCGTGAGCTAA
- a CDS encoding VCBS repeat-containing protein, translating into MTRLVLLLTVAGTFLQTSSSPLWIDVTGDVLGQTRYWTNKVEIADLNGDGRPDLLFANGGDYSTPGTPEPNQVFFNTGPGLRFQDVTSQVLGDTPDLARVIKARDLNADGFVDIIVGATYQTQSRLFMGSGQGRFAEVTKTHLPAMRLSVGDLEPGDVDGDGDLDLVLADWGPGNNMTNDGGRTRLWLNDGTGRFTDATATRMPDIRVRFSWDLELADVDNDADLDVLVSCKRCPGSHLFRNDGTGMFTDDGRGVPQYTNNYEFEPMDLDGDGWLDLVTMNDGEIVGGNGSNRREHVFRNDGKGRFRDVTEAWWPLTANVGEDDNMVAFLDYDSDGDADFVVGSLSGPDRLLINDGKGQLSVRLDVFGGDPTPGTLGIALADLDGDGRMDVVQAQGEHPKATDERVFLGRGLAPDTAPPSITMVGMKEAAGRATVHARVHDRKSPSLATEWKSVTVEWTSAAGKQEAPMRWYGEYLWRADWPANVDRAATYRVCATDASGNSACGQP; encoded by the coding sequence GTGACGCGATTGGTGCTGCTGCTCACGGTGGCCGGCACGTTCCTGCAAACTTCGTCGAGCCCGCTGTGGATCGACGTGACCGGCGACGTCCTCGGTCAAACCAGGTATTGGACCAACAAGGTCGAGATCGCCGATCTCAATGGCGATGGCCGCCCCGACCTGCTGTTTGCGAACGGCGGCGACTACTCGACGCCGGGCACGCCTGAGCCAAACCAGGTGTTCTTCAACACCGGCCCTGGCCTGCGGTTCCAGGATGTGACGTCACAAGTGCTCGGCGACACGCCCGACCTCGCGCGCGTCATCAAGGCACGCGATCTGAACGCCGATGGCTTCGTCGACATCATCGTCGGCGCCACCTACCAGACGCAAAGCCGGCTCTTCATGGGATCAGGCCAGGGCCGCTTCGCCGAGGTCACGAAGACGCACTTGCCGGCCATGCGGTTGAGCGTCGGCGACCTCGAGCCGGGTGATGTTGACGGCGATGGCGATCTCGACCTCGTGCTCGCCGATTGGGGGCCCGGCAACAACATGACCAACGACGGCGGCCGCACCCGCCTGTGGCTCAACGACGGCACCGGCCGCTTCACGGATGCGACCGCGACACGCATGCCCGACATCCGCGTGCGCTTTTCGTGGGATCTCGAGCTGGCCGACGTCGACAACGACGCCGACCTCGACGTGCTGGTGTCGTGCAAGCGCTGCCCCGGCAGCCACCTGTTTCGTAACGACGGTACCGGCATGTTTACGGACGATGGGCGGGGCGTGCCGCAGTACACGAACAATTACGAGTTCGAGCCGATGGACCTTGATGGCGACGGGTGGCTCGACCTGGTGACCATGAACGATGGCGAGATCGTGGGCGGCAACGGCTCGAACCGTCGCGAGCACGTGTTCCGCAACGACGGCAAGGGCCGCTTCCGCGATGTCACCGAGGCGTGGTGGCCGCTGACCGCCAACGTCGGCGAAGACGACAACATGGTGGCGTTCCTCGACTACGACTCCGACGGTGACGCGGATTTCGTGGTGGGGTCGCTCAGCGGCCCCGACCGGCTCCTGATCAACGACGGCAAGGGGCAGCTGTCGGTGAGGCTTGACGTGTTCGGCGGCGATCCCACACCGGGCACGCTCGGCATTGCGCTGGCCGATCTCGATGGCGACGGCCGCATGGACGTCGTGCAGGCGCAGGGCGAGCATCCCAAGGCGACCGACGAACGCGTGTTCCTCGGCCGAGGCCTGGCGCCGGACACGGCGCCGCCGTCGATCACCATGGTCGGGATGAAAGAGGCAGCGGGCCGCGCCACGGTCCACGCCCGCGTCCACGATCGCAAGAGCCCGAGCCTGGCCACCGAGTGGAAGAGCGTGACGGTGGAGTGGACCAGTGCGGCCGGCAAGCAGGAAGCGCCTATGCGTTGGTACGGCGAGTACCTGTGGCGCGCGGATTGGCCGGCGAACGTAGACCGAGCGGCGACCTATCGCGTGTGCGCCACCGACGCGTCCGGCAACTCCGCGTGCGGGCAGCCGTGA